The following proteins come from a genomic window of Gemmatimonadota bacterium:
- a CDS encoding ADOP family duplicated permease produces MDRIPRLHRWLLRGLPAEFRERHGADLEAQLAAYAQIPGWRRRFWYWTRSALDLGAVGLRMRLGRRTSVRTRAPRATASLLDELSLDVRHAFRGVAAAPRMAFFVVATVALGVGVSATVFGVANTLFLKPLPFADPARLVFVSNGPWGRGQQLSELTVQVGHLVDLQTESRTLSQVEGYHLFDFPGDHTLTSTDSPERVTRLRVTGGFLAMLGVRPDVGRLFTPEEASEGGPPAILLTHALWVRRFGKDPSVIGSTIGLDGEPVVVVGVLPASFDFPAMFAPGSAVDYVAPWALSERNDRTGNTLALVGRLASGATLATAQAEIELIGKRHAEEHRNAFVPSVVPLRERVSGGFRAAGLMLTGGVVLVMLIVCANLSNLLLARASQRSRELAVRAALGAGRGRLSRQLLSESLVLASIGGLLGAVLALLGTRMLANLDLEVPLLAMLRPDWSVVAGAVAVAALTGALVGLLPALRFGAPSLELALRESGRSASASGRVGSLRSALVLSEIALASVLLVGSTLLAQSVVRLLSVDLGYQPERAAVVRIDPARSFAGRAEEVAYLTGAVEHVRASAGVAAAGLTDVLPMAFNRRWSIRLPAEVAGPATDGGRATLDVFIRVVSEGYLEAMGLSLLEGRDLAARDDTTAPPVAVINDVLAGILRPSGSTLGAYVETGWGPSWEVIGMVQGTRHLSADQEPGPEIFLPIRQNADFNAMHLVARGAGDMPALLRAALQDYDRSLPLTDLRPVRQIVDDSTASRRFLMTLVSAFALFGLLLASLGVFGVVSYQIGLRKREIGIRVALGATAGSVQRAVLLQTAGLAGAGALLGITVAWALSRVMESLLFQIRADDPVTLLGAGPVLVVVALAAAWLPARAAARVDPLQVLGCD; encoded by the coding sequence ATGGACCGCATCCCGCGACTCCATCGTTGGCTCCTGCGCGGATTACCCGCGGAGTTCCGGGAGCGACATGGCGCCGACCTCGAGGCCCAGCTGGCCGCCTACGCCCAGATTCCCGGTTGGCGCCGCCGCTTCTGGTATTGGACGCGCTCTGCTCTCGACCTGGGGGCGGTCGGCCTGAGGATGCGTCTCGGGCGGAGAACCTCGGTGCGCACGCGCGCTCCCCGGGCCACGGCCTCCCTTCTGGACGAGCTGTCCTTGGATGTGCGGCATGCCTTCCGCGGCGTAGCCGCCGCTCCGAGGATGGCCTTCTTCGTTGTCGCGACGGTGGCACTGGGCGTGGGGGTGAGCGCCACGGTGTTCGGTGTGGCGAACACGCTCTTCCTGAAGCCGCTTCCCTTCGCCGACCCGGCGCGCCTGGTCTTCGTCTCCAACGGGCCCTGGGGTCGAGGACAACAGCTCTCGGAGTTGACGGTCCAGGTGGGACACCTCGTCGACCTGCAGACGGAGAGTCGCACCCTCTCGCAGGTGGAGGGATACCACCTGTTCGACTTTCCCGGCGACCACACGCTGACGAGCACGGATTCGCCCGAGCGCGTGACGCGTCTACGTGTCACCGGTGGTTTTCTGGCCATGCTGGGTGTCCGCCCGGACGTGGGCCGGCTGTTCACCCCGGAAGAGGCCAGCGAGGGTGGGCCCCCGGCCATCCTGCTCACGCACGCGCTCTGGGTCCGGCGGTTCGGGAAGGACCCCTCCGTGATCGGGAGCACCATCGGACTGGATGGCGAACCGGTGGTGGTGGTGGGCGTGCTGCCGGCGTCGTTCGACTTCCCCGCCATGTTCGCTCCCGGCTCTGCGGTCGACTACGTCGCGCCCTGGGCGCTGAGCGAGCGCAACGACCGGACCGGCAACACGCTGGCCCTGGTCGGGCGGCTGGCGTCCGGGGCGACGCTTGCCACTGCGCAGGCGGAGATCGAGCTCATCGGCAAGCGTCACGCTGAGGAGCACCGGAATGCGTTCGTTCCCTCGGTGGTCCCGCTGCGAGAACGCGTGAGCGGGGGCTTCCGGGCCGCGGGACTGATGCTGACGGGTGGCGTGGTGCTCGTGATGCTGATCGTGTGCGCCAACCTGTCGAACTTGCTCCTCGCCCGAGCGAGCCAGCGCTCGCGCGAGTTGGCGGTGCGAGCCGCGTTGGGGGCAGGGCGCGGGCGTCTGTCTCGCCAGCTGCTGTCGGAGAGCCTCGTGCTCGCCTCGATCGGTGGTCTGCTGGGAGCGGTGCTGGCCCTGCTGGGAACCCGGATGTTGGCGAACCTCGACCTGGAAGTGCCGCTCCTGGCGATGCTGCGGCCGGACTGGAGCGTGGTGGCAGGCGCCGTCGCGGTGGCGGCCCTGACGGGCGCACTCGTCGGACTCCTGCCCGCGCTTCGGTTCGGAGCCCCTTCGCTGGAGCTGGCACTGCGCGAGAGTGGCCGCTCCGCTTCCGCCAGCGGTCGGGTGGGGAGCCTGCGCAGCGCCCTCGTTCTCTCCGAGATCGCGCTCGCGAGCGTGTTGCTGGTGGGGAGCACGTTGCTGGCCCAGAGCGTCGTCCGGCTCCTCAGCGTGGACCTGGGCTACCAACCGGAGCGTGCAGCGGTGGTGCGCATCGACCCGGCTCGCAGCTTCGCCGGTCGCGCGGAGGAGGTTGCGTATCTGACCGGCGCCGTCGAGCACGTCCGTGCGTCCGCGGGGGTCGCGGCCGCGGGTCTGACGGATGTGCTGCCCATGGCGTTCAACCGACGATGGTCGATCCGACTGCCGGCCGAGGTGGCCGGACCGGCAACCGATGGGGGCAGGGCTACCCTCGATGTCTTCATTCGCGTGGTGAGCGAGGGATATCTGGAGGCCATGGGCCTCTCTCTGCTCGAGGGTCGGGACCTGGCGGCCCGGGACGATACGACGGCTCCACCGGTGGCTGTGATCAATGACGTCCTGGCCGGCATCCTCCGGCCCAGCGGCTCGACGCTCGGCGCGTACGTGGAGACGGGATGGGGTCCGAGCTGGGAGGTGATCGGCATGGTGCAGGGCACCAGGCACCTGTCCGCGGACCAGGAGCCTGGGCCGGAGATCTTTCTGCCGATCCGGCAGAACGCCGATTTCAACGCCATGCACCTGGTGGCCCGGGGGGCTGGAGACATGCCGGCGCTCCTGCGAGCGGCGCTGCAGGACTACGATCGGTCGCTGCCGCTCACCGACCTCCGGCCGGTGCGCCAGATCGTCGATGACTCCACGGCCTCCCGCCGGTTCCTGATGACCTTGGTGAGCGCATTCGCACTGTTCGGCCTGCTCCTCGCGTCCCTGGGCGTCTTCGGCGTCGTATCCTACCAGATCGGTCTTCGGAAGCGGGAGATCGGCATTCGCGTAGCGCTGGGGGCCACCGCAGGCTCGGTACAACGAGCGGTGCTTCTCCAGACGGCCGGCCTGGCCGGCGCGGGAGCGCTGCTGGGGATCACGGTTGCCTGGGCGCTCTCCCGCGTGATGGAGAGCCTCCTCTTCCAGATCCGCGCCGATGACCCCGTCACGTTGCTGGGGGCCGGTCCGGTCCTGGTGGTGGTGGCACTGGCGGCGGCTTGGCTCCCGGCCCGTGCCGCCGCGCGCGTGGACCCCCTCCAGGTGCTGGGCTGCGACTGA
- a CDS encoding helix-turn-helix transcriptional regulator, whose product MSDDLVGRLRPHWFHILSALAREDLHGSGIARDVEEQTEGQVHLWPATLYRTLDELVEEGLIERLSSSQAPEGESARRQYYRLTAAGRAALAAAVDRMAAWVGTARRRLREV is encoded by the coding sequence ATGAGCGATGACCTGGTTGGGCGGCTGCGCCCCCATTGGTTCCACATCCTCAGCGCGCTGGCGCGGGAGGATCTCCATGGATCCGGTATCGCGCGGGACGTGGAGGAGCAGACCGAGGGCCAGGTCCACCTCTGGCCCGCCACGCTGTACCGCACCCTCGACGAGCTGGTCGAGGAGGGTCTGATCGAGCGGCTCTCCTCCTCGCAGGCTCCCGAAGGTGAGAGCGCTCGCCGTCAGTACTACCGCCTGACCGCGGCCGGTCGTGCCGCTCTGGCCGCCGCCGTGGATCGCATGGCTGCGTGGGTGGGAACGGCACGCCGCCGGTTGCGGGAGGTCTGA